A section of the Engystomops pustulosus chromosome 3, aEngPut4.maternal, whole genome shotgun sequence genome encodes:
- the TBP gene encoding TATA-box-binding protein: protein MDQNNSLPPFQGLASPQGAMTPGIPIFSPMMPYGTGLTPQPVQTTNSLSILEEQQRQQQQQAQQSTSQQGTQGSSQTPQLFHSQTLTTAPLPGNTPLYPSPMTPMTPITPATPASENSGIVPQLQNIVSTVNLGCKLDLKTIALRARNAEYNPKRFAAVIMRIREPRTTALIFSSGKMVCTGAKSEEQSRLAARKYARVVQKLGFPAKFLDFKIQNMVGSCDVKFPIRLEGLVLTHQQFSSYEPELFPGLIYRMIKPRIVLLIFVSGKVVLTGAKVRAEIYEAFENIYPILKGFRKTT, encoded by the exons ATGGATCAGAACAATAGTTTGCCCCCCTTCCAGGGTTTGGCATCCCCCCAG GGAGCAATGACACCTGGAATTCCCATTTTCAGTCCTATGATGCCCTATGGAACTGGTTTGACCCCACAACCCGTACAGACAACCAACAGTTTGTCAATTCTTGAAGAACAGCAaaggcagcaacagcagcaggctcagCAATCCACATCCCAGCAAGGCACTCAGGGGTCCAGCCAAACCCCTCAATTGTTTCACTCACAGACTCTAACTACAGCTCCTCTGCCAGGcaatacacctctatacccctctcCTATGACCCCCATGACTCCTATTACCCCTGCCACTCCTGCATCAGAAAATTCTGGGATTGTTCCTCAATTGCA GAATATTGTGTCAACAGTAAATCTTGGCTGCAAATTGGACTTAAAAACGATTGCACTTAGAGCACGAAATGCTGAATATAATCCAAAG CGTTTTGCAGCTGTAATCATGAGGATAAGAGAACCACGTACAACGGCACTTATATTTAGCTCTGGTAAAATGGTTTGCACAGGAGCAAAGAG tGAAGAACAGTCTCGGTTAGCAGCCAGAAAGTATGCTAGAGTTGTACAgaaattgggattcccagcaaAGTTTTTAGATTTTAAAATTCAGAATATGGTGGGGAGCTGCGATGTGAAGTTCCCAATCAGATTAGAAGGTCTGGTGCTTACACATCAACAGTTCAGCAG cTATGAGCCAGAATTATTTCCCGGACTTATTTACAGAATGATCAAGCCAAGAATTGTTCTTTTGATTTTTGTATCTGGAAAAGTTGTATTGACTG gTGCTAAAGTTCGAGCAGAGATATATGAAGCTTTTGAAAATATATACCCTATCCTAAAAGGCTTTAGAAAGACTACATAA